A window of the Diabrotica undecimpunctata isolate CICGRU chromosome 1, icDiaUnde3, whole genome shotgun sequence genome harbors these coding sequences:
- the LOC140436687 gene encoding uncharacterized protein, whose protein sequence is MAIVGPDYRFISFDIGGFGKNSDGGIFEASNMGRRFETNQMGVPEPKNLPGQNELSPHVLIGDEAFALKPYLLRPFPYSQSRTDIFKENYNVRLCKARRVVENAFGILAQKWRIFYRPMETKIDTSILIVKTACILHNFLRTKKCDDRFIELLDPPEPELGAFQNLDNDPRRAARLAFSVREKFATYFNSGL, encoded by the coding sequence ATGGCTATTGTTGGCCCAGATTATAGATTCATTTCATTTGATATTGGCGGTTTTGGTAAAAACAGCGACGGTGGAATATTCGAAGCTTCCAACATGGGAAGAAGATTTGAAACAAATCAGATGGGTGTACCTGAGCCGAAAAATCTCCCAGGCCAGAATGAACTTTCCCCCCATGTCTTAATTGGAGACGAAGCCTTTGCACTAAAACCATACTTGTTGAGGCCCTTTCCATACAGTCAAAGCAGAACAGATATTTTCAAGGAAAATTATAATGTGAGGCTCTGTAAAGCGAGAAGAGTAGTAGAAAACGCTTTCGGAATATTGGCACAAAAATGGCGTATATTCTACAGACCaatggaaacaaaaattgatacTAGTATTCTCATTGTGAAAACTGCATGTATTTTGCATAATTTTCTAAGGACAAAAAAATGTGATGATAGATTCATAGAACTTTTAGATCCACCAGAGCCTGAACTTGGAGCATTTCAAAATTTGGACAATGACCCAAGGAGAGCTGCAAGACTGGCATTTTCTGTTCGAGAAAAATTTGCCACGTATTTTAATTCAGGACTATGA